The nucleotide window TTACAAGCAGTCCCTTAAGCAGGAACCACGCAACGAGCAGACACGTAAAAACTACGAAATCGCCAAACTTAAAGACCAGGAAAATAAGCAGAACCAGGGCAAGGGCGGTGGTGGAGAAGGTCAGCAACAGCAGGATCAGTCCGGGCAGGGTGATCAGAAAAAAGACGGACAGCAGGGAGCCGGAAGTGGACCGGAAAGTGAAGGCAAGGATAACAGTGGAAATAATCCCAACCCAGATAAACAAAACAATAACGGAGCTTTGCCCAAAGGCATGCAGGAGGCCATCCTGAACCGGGTTTCAGATAAAGAACGGGAAACAGCGAAAAAGATTCTGAACAAGGATTCGTACTCGATGCCGGAGAGCAACGAGAAGGATTGGTAATGACTAGATTCTATCCCATACTTTTTATTTTTTTTGCGGCATTTTCTTATGCGCAGGTTAACCTGGTTGTTACTACCGACAGAAATACCCGCGACTTTAAGGAAGAAGACCCCATTGTGGTAAACATTCTGCTGGAAATTGCCGGAAAGGACATGATTCAGCAAACGCCTTTGCGTATGTTTGATACTTCCAGGTTTGAAGTTATAGCGAGCGGTTCCGAACAGAATACTTTCATCGACTCAAAATCAGGATTTAGGGTGAACAGGACCCTTTATCAGTATGTTCTCAAACCAAAAAAAACGGGAAAACTCAAGATCGGATCGGCTTCGGTAATTGTCAATGATAAACTGTATCACACCGAACCTTTTGATATCTTCATCAGCGAATCCGAAAAGAAAGTCATAGCGGACAAAAGCTTCAGTGAAATCTATTTGAATATGGAGCTGGACCGGGATGAAGTATATAAGAACCAGCCTACTGTTGCTGTCCTACGCGCCTATTCCCGTAACCTCAACAGTTTCCGCAAAGTCCGCGACATAAAATTACCTGACAATATAAAACTGACGGTTCGCAAGGTCAGTTCCGAAAAATCAGAAATCGAACCCGCCGGGAATATTTCCAGTCAGGTACTGGCAGTTTTTCTGATTTATCCTTCGGAGTCGGGGAGGTTGGATATCGGTCCGGTAAGTGCACGGGTGTCCTCCGGTAATTCAAAGATTCTGTCAAATAAATCCAGGCTGAAGGTTAAAAGTTTACCGCCGTCCGCTCCTGCGGGATTTAAAGATGCAGTAGGGAATTTTGAGCTCCAGCTTTCACATTCCGGCGAAAAGGCCGAAGTTGAAAAACCGGTGAAAGTGTCACTCACTTTACGAGGTGAGGGTAATTTTGACAATATGACACTGCCGAAGATCAGAGAATCGGAAAGCTACCGTTTTTACACTCCTAAGATTGTTACAAATACAAAAGTTTCCAAATCCGGAGTGAGAGGTGAGGTTACGGCACATTATCTTATTATTCCGCAAAAACCCGGGCCGCTCACTGTCTCCACAGATGCATTCTCTTTCTTTAATCCTGAAACGGGCAAATATGTAGACCTGGGCAGCCGGGAAGTGAAGATGGATGCACTTACGCACAACGAAATACTGGCAGCGCGCACTCCCATTGAAAAGGTGAATGATTATACGAATACCGTGCTGGAAACCGTAGACAATCCTGTAATAAAAACCACTAATCTGCGCGTAGAGGAAAGAAAAACTGTAAACTGGAAGACGGTATGGATCAACCTTGGACTTTTGCTGGCCGCTGCTTTGGGCCTGTTGTGGTTTCGAAAGTACCGCAGGACAAATGCGGGTGCCAGCTCGGCAAAACAGCAAAAAGATTTAGGTACGATTGCCGAAACAGAGCGGGAGTTAAAAGCAAAGGAGGCTGTGGACACGGATATATATGTTCCTTATCTGCAGCAGTTGGCAGATAATGCTCAGTACGACAGATTCTTTGAAACGCTGGCAGAAATGGATGCAGCTTTCCGTGCGGTTTTTGGAACAAACACAACGGCTGATTTCAAGGTTGTTCTGGAGCAGTCCTTCGGGCAGAATATGGCCGAAAATTACCGTATTTTGCAGCAAAAAATCCAGATGGAAAAGTTCGCACCCGTCCATACCCCCGAGCACATCCGGGAACTTCTTGAAGAAACCCGGAATTTATATTCGCAAATTAACAAATAAACAAAAATATTTCATATTTTTGCGAAATTATTAAAGCGTCTGTAATGTTTGAACACTTTTCCTGGAAAGAGATTTTAACCTGTTCTATGGTTCTGTTTGCCGTAATCGATATCATCGGATCCATCCCGATCATCGTGAGCCTGAAGAAGAAATTCGGTAAAATTGAATCAGAGAAAGCAGCTATTGTAGCGGGCCTTCTAATGATTGTTTTCCTTTTCGTGGGTAATAAAATCCTTAATTTTATTGGTGTTGACGTAAATTCGTTTGCGATAGCGGGTGCATTTGTCATTTTTATAATAGCTCTGGAAATGATCCTGGGTGTGCAGATACAGAGGAATACTGAGGCTACTTCAGCTTCCATTGTGCCTATTGCTTTCCCCCTGATCGCCGGTGCGGGAACTCTTACAACTACGCTGTCACTGAAGGCCGAATATCACGATATCAATATTATATTCGGAATTGTATTGAATACAATTTTTGTATATGTTGTTTTAAAATCCGCAAACTGGATTGAAAGAAAATTAGGTACCGGAACTCTAAAGGTGATTGAAAAAGTTTTCGGAATTATCCTTTTGGCCATCTCCATTAAATTATTTACCGCTAACTTTGCGCAGCTATTTCAAACTTACGTTCATTTTTAATATATAATCATGCAGCTATATTATAAGATATTTCTGGTCCTTTTTATCCTATTCATAGGTTTTAACCTCTATGCTGTGGACTGGAATATCGGTTTGATGAATGATGATAATCTTAAATACGTATTTTCCCTTTCGGCAGGTATCGTAGGACTTCTCTTGGTATTTGTTCTGCATACCTGGAGCAAACTCAGGTCGCGTCCGTAACTGCAAGGTTATTTAAAACTGCGCCGGCTTTCAGTTCAGTTTCCTGCCATTCTTTTTCGGGATTACTTTTCGCATTAATTCCTCCGCCTGCGTACAGGTGGACACCCGATGCTGTGAAGCGCGCGCACCGAAGATTTACAAAATACTGAATTTCACTTTCTGTTTCCACCCTGATATATCCCGAATAGAAAGACCTTGGATTCTTTTCGAATGCAGCAATTGCTTTTTGGCAGAAATCTTTCGGAATTCCGCAGACGGCAGGCGTAGGATGAAGTTCAGCTATCAGCGCTTCCAGGTCATGTTTTTTTACCTTGGCTTTAAAGTCTGTCCGCAGGTGCTTGATGTTTCCGGAATGATGATCGTATGTTTCAGAAATCCATATCTCAGAACTGTATTTCTGAACCGTTTCAGCAATGTACAGCGTTACTGGCCTCTGTTCTTCTGTTTCCTTATCTGTCCAGTCTTCCTCCAGAGGAAGTGTGCCTGCCAGGCTCATGGTTTCAAAAACTGATGTCTTTTTGTTAAATCTGCCTAAAAGTTCAGAAAATGCGCCCATCCAGCAGTGCGGCCCTTTATTAAAAAGATAAACAAAAGCGTTAGGATAAGATCTGCACAGATTCAGAAAGCTTCTGCCAAAATCAATTTCCCCGCTGCCCGAAAGCTTGCTGTACGGTAAATATTTCTGCCGGGAGAGTACCAGTTTAGGAATTTCATTCTTTCTAACAAATTGAATTACTTTCGCCACCCTTTCCAGGTATTCTTCTTTACTTTCAGAACGAAAATAAGGATCCGGTCCACCTGTAACCCGCGGAAAGGTCGAGCTCAGTATTTCATCATTTGATAACCTCATCAGTTTACCGCCAAACCGCACCGTCTCAGTTTCATCAAATGAAACAAGCTTTACCGGAAACTCGTTTTCCGGCCCCTGTACGGTGAAAATTTCAGGTTGGAAAGGGAACTTGAGGAAGATCATTATGAAAGCTTGCTGTGCAGAATGATATTATTTGTCATGGTGGTATGATTGATAAGGTGGCCTTTTGCATCCCTTATTTCAATCTGCGAAACATGAACTGTATTCCCCTTGCGTATGAAGGAGGCTTTTCCGGTCACGGTGCCTGTGCGTATTGCACGCAGATGGTTGGAGTTGATATTGGTGCCAACCGGCGCATATTTTTCCATATCTACATGAAGTACTGACAGACATGAGCCAAGTGTTTCGGCCAGAGCCACGCTGGCGCCGCCGTGCAGGATGCCGTAGGGCTGATGCACACGGGGTTCTACCGGCATTTCTGCAGTTAGGGATTCATCATCAACATCAGTAAACCGTATATTGAGGGTTTTTCCAAGATTTTCCCGACCCCAGTTGTTCAGCCGGTCCAGGATTTCATTTCTTTTGCTGTCTTCCATAATAAATCAGCTGATATTTGGGTTCCAGTTTTCAGGGACCTTTGGCGTTATGTCGTATTCCTTGTAGTAGTCGGAGATGTGCTGCAGTACCTCCTCATAACTCATTAGTTTAAGCTTTTCGTATTGTATGGTATGCCCCAGATAAACGGTATTGCGTTTAAAATCACCTGCTCCCAATACAATGGGTAATTTTGCCTCCATTGCCATATAATAAAAGCCTTTCCGCCATTTCGGTACCCAGCTGCGCGTCCCTTCGGGTGTTATTACCAGACTGAAATTTTCCTTTTCGAACAGTCTGCCTACAAACTTTACGAGATCATTTCTCTGGCTGCGGTCTATACCTATACCCCCCAAAGCCTTTACGATCCCACCGTACCAACTTTTGGTGTGCTCATCTTTAATGATAATTTTAAGAGGTTTGCCCAATGCCCAGTATGCGAAGTTACCCAGGATATATTCCATGTTGTGGGTATGGGGAGCAATAACGAGGATACAGCGTTCCAAAACTTTTGGATCGCCGTGTAAAACCACTTTCCAGCCCAGCATTTTCAGTGCCAGCGCACCAATAATTTTCTTCATGAAGTGTATTGTTAAAAACAAAAAAAGTATAACCAGCAAGGCTATACTTTACAAATATATTGAAATATTAACTCTCCTAAAACAAACTGCTTACTAAATAAACAATCTTAAATACGATTTCTAAAACAAGCTGTACCATAGGTGAAATTTTTGTGGTTTTGGTGGAACGAATTTACAATTTTATTTTTAATAATTAAAAAGCATGTGATGCTAATTTTTTAATTAATAATCAGACTGATAAGGAACGGGCAGATAAAACCTGAACTGGGAGCCTTGAAACTCTGCCCGTTGCCAAATCACTTTCTTACCTGGTCTTGATGGATACTACCTTTTTTTGGCCATTAATGGAGATATTGATATCCTTAATGCTGTCGGTATCTATCTTCAGCTTTTTAATCATCAGATCTGCCTCTTCTTTGGATACCTTTTTGCCGTTTACGATTATGGAATCGGCATTGTTTGATGATACTACGATGCTGTTACTGCCCGTGTTCTGATTTCCGTACCTGTCATCTTCATCCCGGTCATCACTCAGTGAAAAGCCCTGCTCATCATTCAGTGCAATTACGCTCATGTTTTGTGGAACTACCAGTTCATAATCCACCCGGTAGTCACGGAACCTGTATTCGTAGGGATAGGAATAGTAGTTAGGGAGCAGTATCTTATTGTTCACGATTTCTACGGGAATATTTACCTTAAGTGGCAGATTATAGCCGTCTGCTCTCTTCTTCACTTCCAGGTATGGCGCGGCTACATTTTCACGGCGTACATGGATATCAGGATAGTCCTGTTTATAGATTGTTTTTCCGTCGGAATATATATCATCCCAATACGATTTAAAATTCTGGGGAATCACCACTTTTTTCACATCTACCATTATGGAGTCCGATGTGGTATTTATGGCTACATTCTCTGTTTCATCATTATTCCCGCTGTACTGCGTGCTGTATTTAATTGCACTTGCTCCTGTAAATGCGGCTAAAGCAATCCAGATCAGTACAAGTCCGCCAATTACATAACCTGTATTGTTGAGTTTAGTTCTTGGCGAAAACAGCTTAATGGCCAGGTAGCAGAAGATCAGAGCCGGAATAAACACCGTCAGGAATGCCAGGGCTATAGCCAGGAATCCCAGGTTGCTGTCCTGCAGATAAAATCCTAAATTATCAAAGAAATTGATATTACTGGTTCCTGCCAGTCCGAAAACACTTATTGAGGCCAACAGCATGGATAGACCGATGAGCCCGAATATACCGCCAAGTATATAACGGATTACGTTCCAGATGCCGTTTCCTGCATTATTAATATAGGGTTTGTTCTCGGTATAAATTTCCCCTACACGCTGCGTGGATTCATTGGCAAACTGTACCAGTTTATTGGATTCACTTTTCAGGTTGTCAAAATTCATGGGTTTGCCTTTCATCTTCAGGAAGTCTGCCGCCGTTTGGGCTTTAGGCAGGACAATCCAGAAGATAATATAAATCAGTATAATCAGTGAGGTGGAAATTGCTGCTGTAAATATTCCCAGGATGGCTATACCTAACCAAATGGCACGCATCGCACTGATGTCCATACCAGTGTAGTGTGCCAGACCGGCGCAAACACCTGCTATTTTTTGCCTTTCGGGATCACGGAACAGCTGTTTCGCACCTGGATTGCCAAAAGCCTTCCGGCTGTTTTTATTATTCGTTTCAGAATAATAGGCTTCCTCCTGCTCTTCAATTACTTCAGGTTTTCCAATCTGGAATATAACCTTTTCAACGTCTGCGTCATTTATGACTTCGCGTCTGCCAAGGGTTTCCTTAAATATTTCGACCATCCGTATTTCGATGTCGTGCATCACTTCATCAGCTTCTGTAGGCTCCAAAGAACTTCTTAGGGCTGCCAGATAATCGCTGAGTTTTATATAGGCGTGTTCCTCAATCGTAAATGAGAAACCGGCGAGTCCAATTGAGAGTGTCTTGTTCATAGTTTTAAGAATTTGCTTGAAACGGATTTTCAGTCCCGCTTGTCGGATTGTTTTTAGTGATTTGGTTTACAGATTCATTCAGCTCGCGCCAGGTAGTCAACAGTTCAGCCAGAAACAGGTTTCCTTTTTCGGTGATCTGATAATACTTCCTTGGCGGCCCTCCGGTAGATTCTTCCCAACGGTAGGAAAGAAATTCGCCGTTTTTCAGTCGGGTGAGGAGCGGATAAAGCGTTCCTTCCACCACATCCAGTCTGCCTTTCTTTAGCTCATCTATGAGATCGGAAACATACATCTCGCGCTCATGGATCAGACTCAAAATGCAGAATTCCAGAATTCCTTTGCGCATCTGCGCTTTCGTGTTCTCGGTATTCATTTAGTTGAGGTTATGATTTGGTTAATAATTCTGAACTGATATAACTTAACAATACAAAGATATGTTATTTATTCAGTAATATGCAATACAAAGTAGTATAAAATTGTGTTATTACCTGTTAAGTGGTTGATTATCAGTATAAAAAATTTATAAGAAATTTTACTGTACTTAATTCTAAAATTAAATTTGATCAAATTTTAAGCAAAATTTCAGATAATATCCATTTTTAGTAATTTTATACGAAAATTAAAAAAGCTATGAATAACCACGAAATCGATTACAGGATACATGGAGAAGAAATGCAGTGTGTGGAGATTGAACTGGATCCTAATGAAAGCGTCATTTCCGAGCCGGGAAGTTTTATGATGATGACCGAAGGCATACAGATGGAAACCATGTTTGGCGACGGTAATGAAAAGGGTCTTATGGGCAAATTGTTCTCGGCAGGCAAACGCTTGCTTACCGGTGAGAATCTTTTCATGACAGCTTATACAAATATATCCAGTCAGAAAAGGCAGGTGTCTTTCGCGGCCCCTTACTCAGGGAAAATAATCGCGTTGGATCTTTCGCGGCTGGGTGGAAGGGTAATCTGCCAGAAGGACAGCTTCCTGTGCGCTGCCAAAGGAGTATCTGTAGGTATTGAATTTCAGAAGAAGCTGGGTACAGGGCTTTTTGGTGGCGAAGGATTCATAATGCAGAAATTGGAGGGAGACGGGATGAGTTTTGTGCACAGTGGCGGCCACGTAATTGAGAAACAGTTGCAGCCCGGCGAAATACTCAAGATCGACACCGGCTGTATCGTTGCTTTTACCAAAGAGGTGGATTATGATATCCAGTTTGTGGGTGGCATCAAGAACTCCATTTTTGGCGGCGAAGGACTCTTTTTTGCGCAGCTTCGCGGTCCCGGAACAGTTTGGATACAGACCCTGCCCATTTCCCGACTGGCTGCCCGTATACTCCAGTTCGGAACCGGAAAAAAAGGTGAAGAAGGAAGTGTACTCGGAAAATTGGGTAATCTCCTGGACGGTGACGGATTTTAAAGACCGGTTTTCAATAAACGGATTTTAAGCGGGTTTATACAGCCTGCTTTTTTGTTTTATTGAATCCCTGGACCTGCGCTAAAAAGACATTAATCAGGGTGCTGAATTTTTGCATAAAAATTTAAATATCAGTATTTTTGTGAATTACTGAAATTTGAGCTAAAGCTGCAATGCAATACCGGCAGCATTTTATATGAGCGAAAACAACAACTTTAATTATACCGAAGACAATATCCGGACGCTGGACTGGCAGGAGCACGTTCGGCAGCGGCCCGGGATGTACATCGGAAAGCTGGGTGACGGATCGTCTGCTGATGATGGAATCTATATCCTTCTGAAGGAAATCATTGACAATTCCATAGATGAATTTGTAATGAAATCCGGAAAGCGGATTGAAATCAAGATTGATGAAGGTAAAGCTGTGATCCGCGATTTTGGCCGTGGGATACCGCTTGGGAAGGTGGTAGACGCGGTTTCCAAAATGAATACCGGTGGTAAATACGACAGCAAAGCCTTCAAGAAGTCTGTGGGACTGAATGGTGTGGGTTCCAAGGCTGTTAATGCGCTTTCTGACTTCTTTAAAGTTAAATCAGTGCGCGAAGGCCGGATGAAGATTGCCGAATTCTCCAAAGGGGTAGTTACCCACAACCACGACGAGGCGGATACTTCCGACCGTAACGGTACGGAAATTACTTTTATTCCGGATCATGAGATCTTCCCGCATTTCAAATTCAGGAAAGAGTATATAGAAAGGATGCTCCGAAACTATGTTTACCTGAATCCGGGACTCAAGATTATCTTCAACGGTGAAACTTTTTTTTCGGAAAACGGTCTTAAGGATCTGCTTCAGGAAGAACTGGAGGGCGACATTCTGTATCCTATCATCCATCTGAAGGCTGAAGATATTGAGATTGCGGTTACACATTCAGACAAATCGCAGTCGGAAACCTATTTTTCTTTCGTAAACGGTCAGAATACAACGCAGGGCGGTACTCACCTCAATGCATTTAAGGAGGCCTATGTAAAAACAATACGCGAATATCTCAATAAGACCTACGAAGCCTCGGATATTCGCAAGTCCATTATAGCGGCTGTTTCCATAAAGGTTATTGAGCCGGTTTTTGAATCCCAGACCAAGACCAAACTGGGCTCGAATGATATGGAGCCGGGAAAAGAAACCATCCGGACTTTCATGAATAATTTCCTTAAAAAGGAACTGGATAATTACCTGCACAAAAATCCGGAAACCGCCGAGGCGGTTCACAAGAAAATCCTGGTTTCGGAACGCGAGAGGAAAGAGCTTTCCGGTATTCAGAAACTGGCCCGCGAGAGAGCGAAGAAAGTATCACTTCATAACAAAAAACTGCGTGACTGCCGCCAGCATTATAATGACCAGAAGGCAGAAAGGAAAGCAGAATCCCAGATTTTCATTACCGAAGGAGATTCGGCCTCCGGTTCTATTACCAAGTCACGGGATGTTGAAACCCAGGCTGTTTTCTCACTGCGCGGTAAACCGCTGAATTCCTATGGTCTTACTAAGCGGGTGGTGTACGAAAATGAGGAGTTCAACCTTTTGCAGGCTGCGCTGAATATTGAAGACTCATTGGAGGATTTGCGCTACAACCAGGTAATCATTGCCACAGATGCCGATGTGGACGGTATGCATATCCGGCTGCTCATGATCACCTTTTTCCTGCAGTTTTTCCCGGATCTGATCCGGAACGGGCATTTATACATCCTTTCCACACCTTTGTTCAGGGTGCGGAACAAAAAAGAAACGCGTTACTGCTATTCCGATGCCGAAAGGATAAAAGCGCTGAATGAGCTCGGCAAGAATCCGGAGATCACACGCTTTAAAGGTTTGGGTGAGATTTCCCCCGATGAATTTAAGCATTTCATTGGCAAGGACATCCGGCTTGAACCCGTGGTAATCGGTAAAGATCAGACTATAGAGCAAATCCTGGAATTCTATATGGGTAAAAATACTCCGGACCGGCAATCCTTTATCCTTGAAAACCTGGTAGTTGAAGATCCGGAAATTGACAAAAAGGAAAAACTGGAAGATGTGCACGTATAATTTGCAGCATCCATTATCAAACAGAATTAATTTCGCGCTTGCGCGGACCAATATATGACTGAAGAAAACCTCCATGAAGGGGAAAGTTTAAGGAAAGTATCAGGGCTGTATAAGGACTGGTTTCTGGATTACGCCTCTTACGTAATTCTGGACCGGGCCATTCCGTCGGTCTACGACGGTTTCAAACCTGTGCAGCGCCGGATCATGCACTCCATGCGTGAGCTGGAAGACGGCCGCTACAATAAGGTGGCGAATATCGTTGGGAATACAATGAAGTATCATCCTCACGGTGACGCCTCCATTACCGATGCGATGGTTCAGATTGGGCAAAAGGAACTGCTCATCGATACCCAGGGTAACTGGGGAAATATCTACACCGGCGATTCTGCCGCTGCCGCCCGTTATATTGAAGCGCGCCTAACACCCTTTGCTCTCGAGGTTGTTTTTAACCCAAAGACTACCGAATGGTCCAAATCTTATGACGGCCGGAACAACGAGCCTATTGACCTGCCCGTAAAATTCCCGCTGCTCCTGGCACAGGGGGTGGAAGGTATTGGGGTTGGACTTTCAACTAAAATCCTGCCGCATAACTTTAATGAACTGATCAGTGCATCAGTTGCGCATCTGAAGGGCAAAAAGTTTCAGGTGTTCCCGGATTTCATTACCGGTGGTTTACTGGATGTAGCCGAATATAATGATGGTGAAAGAGGCGGTAAAGTACGCGCAAGAGCCAGGATTGTTCAGCGTGAAAAAAACCTGCTGGTCATTACCGAACTTCCCTACTCCAAAACCACCGTAGACCTTATTGACAGTATAGTAAAGGCCACCGAAAGAGGTAAGATCAGAATAAAAAGGATTGAAGACAATACCTCGGATAAAGTGGAAATCCTGATTCATCTTGCCAATGATGTATCTCCGGACAAGACCATTGATGCACTGTACGCCTTCACCGACTGTCAGGTTTCCATTTCGCCTAATGCGTGTGTAATCGTGGGTGACAAGCCAATGTTCCTGAGTGTTTCCGAAATCCTGCGCATGAATACCGACCACACGGTATCTCTGCTGAAAAAGGAACTTGAGATTGAACTTCATGAACTTCAGGAAAGCTGGCATTTTGCCTCGCTTGAACGTATTTTTATTGAAAACCGGATCTATCACGATATCGAAGAAGTTAAATCCTGGGAAGAAGTTCTTACGACTATTGATACAGGCCTCAAACCGCACACCGGGCATCTGCTGCGTGAGGTAACAGAAGAGGATATTGTCAGGCTTACCGAGATTAGGATAAAGAGGATTTCCAGGTTTGACCTTGATAAATTTAAGGAAACCATAGCAGCGCTCGAGGATAAGATTGAAAAATGCAGATACAATCTGGAACATCTTATTCCGTATGCCATAGACTACTTCCTGAACATCCAGAAGAAATATGGTAAGGACCGCGAAAGAAAGACCGAGATCAGGATATTTGATACGATTGATGCTTCCAAAGTAGCGGTTGCAAATGAAAAATTCTACGCTAATTTTGCTGAAGGATTTATTGGAACGTCGCTGAAGAAGGACCAGTTCCTTTTTGACTGTTCGGATATTGACGACATCATTACCTTCCGTCGGGACGGAACCATGAAAGTCGTCAAAGTTGAAGCCAAGACCTTTATCGGCAAAGACATTGTTCACGTAGGCATCTGGAAAAAAGGCGACACCCGCACTGTTTACAATACCATTTACCGCGAGGGACGCGACGGCCCTTATTATATGAAGCGTTTCTCGGTGACAAGCATTACGCGTAACACCGATTATCCGCTTGCCTCTGAGAAAAAAGGATCCGAATTCCTCTATTTTTCTGCCAATCCCAACGGTGAGGCAGAGCTGGTGACGGTCTTGCTGAAGCCCAATGCGCGCGTACGCAAGAACAGGATTGACATAGATTTTTCCGAGCTGGCCATTAAAGGCCGGGCCTCACGCGGAAATCTGGTTACAAAATATACCATCAAGAAAATCGATCTGAAGGAGGAAGGCCACAGTACCCTGGCTCCGAGAAAAATCTGGTTTGATGAAACGGTGCGCCGCCTCAATGTGGATGCACGCGGTACGCTGCTGGGAAGCTTCAAAGGCGACGACCGCATCCTTACCATCAACAGTAACGGTGAGGCGAAACTGGTTTCCTTTGACCTGATGAACAGGTTTGACGATGAATATCTGGTGTTGGAGAAGTGGATTCCGGAACAGCCAATTACCTGTATTTATTTTGACGGTGAGAAAGGTATTTATTTCATCAAAAGATTCCTGCTGGACCACACCCCAAATATTCAGCATTTTGTACCTTCAGATCATCCCAAAACTTTTATTGAACAGATTATTACTGTGGACAGGGCACAGGCAGAGATTGTTTTTGCCAAAGAAAAAGACAAACAGCGCGACCCCGAAACTATCATTATCGATGATTTTATCTCGGTAAAAGGCATAAAAGCCATTGGTAACCAGCTTACGAAAAGCAAGGTGAAAAGCATTAACATCACCCTGCCTGAGCCGGAGGAAATGAATCCCGGTTTCGACGAGGTAGAACAGAATGAAGACAGTGTGGCCTTTATAGACCACGATGTGGCCAATGGAGACTACCCCGAGGAAGGTGCCATCGGAAATCTGTTCGGGGAGTAATTTAATCTGATGCCGCTTACCGCATCATCAATGAAAAATATATGAGTTTAGTACTGATTATAATTATCGCGGCTACGGCCCTTATAAGTTTCATAGCCTTCAGCAACCAGCCGCTGTTCGAGAAATATAAATTCAATGTAGGAGCGATCACCAATAACCGGGAGTATATCCGGCTGATCAGCGCAGGATTCCTGCATGGAGACATGATGCATCTGCTTTTCAATATGATGACGCTCTACTTTTTTGGGCCCATCGTGGTGCAGGCGTTTGGCCAAATTGGATTTTTAATCGTTTACTTTGGT belongs to Chryseobacterium sp. and includes:
- a CDS encoding TIGR00266 family protein; this translates as MNNHEIDYRIHGEEMQCVEIELDPNESVISEPGSFMMMTEGIQMETMFGDGNEKGLMGKLFSAGKRLLTGENLFMTAYTNISSQKRQVSFAAPYSGKIIALDLSRLGGRVICQKDSFLCAAKGVSVGIEFQKKLGTGLFGGEGFIMQKLEGDGMSFVHSGGHVIEKQLQPGEILKIDTGCIVAFTKEVDYDIQFVGGIKNSIFGGEGLFFAQLRGPGTVWIQTLPISRLAARILQFGTGKKGEEGSVLGKLGNLLDGDGF
- a CDS encoding DNA topoisomerase IV subunit B, translated to MSENNNFNYTEDNIRTLDWQEHVRQRPGMYIGKLGDGSSADDGIYILLKEIIDNSIDEFVMKSGKRIEIKIDEGKAVIRDFGRGIPLGKVVDAVSKMNTGGKYDSKAFKKSVGLNGVGSKAVNALSDFFKVKSVREGRMKIAEFSKGVVTHNHDEADTSDRNGTEITFIPDHEIFPHFKFRKEYIERMLRNYVYLNPGLKIIFNGETFFSENGLKDLLQEELEGDILYPIIHLKAEDIEIAVTHSDKSQSETYFSFVNGQNTTQGGTHLNAFKEAYVKTIREYLNKTYEASDIRKSIIAAVSIKVIEPVFESQTKTKLGSNDMEPGKETIRTFMNNFLKKELDNYLHKNPETAEAVHKKILVSERERKELSGIQKLARERAKKVSLHNKKLRDCRQHYNDQKAERKAESQIFITEGDSASGSITKSRDVETQAVFSLRGKPLNSYGLTKRVVYENEEFNLLQAALNIEDSLEDLRYNQVIIATDADVDGMHIRLLMITFFLQFFPDLIRNGHLYILSTPLFRVRNKKETRYCYSDAERIKALNELGKNPEITRFKGLGEISPDEFKHFIGKDIRLEPVVIGKDQTIEQILEFYMGKNTPDRQSFILENLVVEDPEIDKKEKLEDVHV
- a CDS encoding DNA gyrase/topoisomerase IV subunit A — protein: MTEENLHEGESLRKVSGLYKDWFLDYASYVILDRAIPSVYDGFKPVQRRIMHSMRELEDGRYNKVANIVGNTMKYHPHGDASITDAMVQIGQKELLIDTQGNWGNIYTGDSAAAARYIEARLTPFALEVVFNPKTTEWSKSYDGRNNEPIDLPVKFPLLLAQGVEGIGVGLSTKILPHNFNELISASVAHLKGKKFQVFPDFITGGLLDVAEYNDGERGGKVRARARIVQREKNLLVITELPYSKTTVDLIDSIVKATERGKIRIKRIEDNTSDKVEILIHLANDVSPDKTIDALYAFTDCQVSISPNACVIVGDKPMFLSVSEILRMNTDHTVSLLKKELEIELHELQESWHFASLERIFIENRIYHDIEEVKSWEEVLTTIDTGLKPHTGHLLREVTEEDIVRLTEIRIKRISRFDLDKFKETIAALEDKIEKCRYNLEHLIPYAIDYFLNIQKKYGKDRERKTEIRIFDTIDASKVAVANEKFYANFAEGFIGTSLKKDQFLFDCSDIDDIITFRRDGTMKVVKVEAKTFIGKDIVHVGIWKKGDTRTVYNTIYREGRDGPYYMKRFSVTSITRNTDYPLASEKKGSEFLYFSANPNGEAELVTVLLKPNARVRKNRIDIDFSELAIKGRASRGNLVTKYTIKKIDLKEEGHSTLAPRKIWFDETVRRLNVDARGTLLGSFKGDDRILTINSNGEAKLVSFDLMNRFDDEYLVLEKWIPEQPITCIYFDGEKGIYFIKRFLLDHTPNIQHFVPSDHPKTFIEQIITVDRAQAEIVFAKEKDKQRDPETIIIDDFISVKGIKAIGNQLTKSKVKSINITLPEPEEMNPGFDEVEQNEDSVAFIDHDVANGDYPEEGAIGNLFGE